In Pseudomonas sp. ADAK18, a single window of DNA contains:
- a CDS encoding ABC transporter six-transmembrane domain-containing protein: MPSATPQILIEESKKIGQQSASQTLKAIAKAYPGKLFCTLSLVALENALLLAYPLFAGFAVDSIIRGDATSALFYAAVVMAFWVVGAARRALDTRTFTRIYADLAVPVILNQRLQNHSTSKAAARVVLAREFVDFFEKHVPIMATALVSIIGAAVMLIVIEPWVGLACLAALVLCVALLPRFAQRNQELHERLNDRLEKEIGLVEKVGAPTLQRHYHVLSRLRIWLSDREAAAYLFLGTLAALLFVVAISQLALSPAVKAGHVYAVMTYLWTFVTSMDEAPGMVDQLARLKDIGKRVDPGLGSL, from the coding sequence ATGCCATCCGCAACACCGCAAATCCTGATCGAAGAAAGCAAGAAAATCGGCCAACAATCCGCCAGCCAGACGCTCAAGGCGATTGCCAAAGCCTATCCCGGCAAGCTGTTCTGCACCTTGTCACTGGTGGCGTTGGAGAACGCATTGCTGCTGGCCTACCCGCTGTTTGCCGGGTTCGCAGTGGATTCAATTATCCGGGGTGACGCCACCAGTGCACTGTTCTACGCCGCCGTGGTCATGGCGTTCTGGGTGGTCGGGGCCGCGCGGCGGGCGCTGGATACCCGCACCTTCACACGGATCTACGCCGACCTTGCGGTGCCGGTGATTCTCAACCAGCGCCTGCAAAACCACAGCACATCAAAGGCGGCGGCACGGGTGGTACTCGCGCGGGAGTTTGTCGACTTCTTTGAAAAACACGTGCCGATCATGGCCACGGCGCTGGTGTCGATTATTGGCGCGGCGGTGATGTTGATCGTGATTGAGCCGTGGGTCGGCCTCGCGTGCCTGGCTGCACTGGTGCTGTGCGTCGCGTTATTGCCACGCTTTGCCCAACGCAATCAGGAACTGCATGAGCGCCTGAATGACCGCCTGGAGAAAGAAATCGGCCTGGTGGAAAAGGTTGGGGCGCCGACCTTGCAGCGCCACTACCATGTGTTGTCACGCCTGCGGATCTGGTTGTCAGATCGCGAGGCTGCGGCGTACCTGTTTCTCGGCACGCTGGCGGCGCTGTTGTTTGTGGTTGCCATCAGCCAATTGGCGCTGTCGCCAGCGGTCAAGGCCGGCCACGTGTATGCGGTGATGACCTACCTGTGGACCTTCGTCACCAGCATGGACGAAGCGCCAGGAATGGTCGATCAACTGGCGCGCCTCAAGGACATTGGCAAGCGGGTAGATCCGGGGCTTGGCTCTCTGTAG
- a CDS encoding MFS transporter: MLGFPAIDRRLLRVQFSFLLVVLGGRCNQLAVAWWALQETGSALYFANMIACSIAAEVLARPLLGWLGDKYNKILLLKLTSLGGLLTALLMVLLAASQSFNPWAVGALMMVSSAIAGVRDPLQSSIIPLFAGDDKVSLAFRTKSMMSSVSNLLGPVLASALIYGFGTTLAFIADLFALLAAGLLITTIPSRLGTATTNENVPATNGFRMIYSGFKAVYGVKVEFYLAIIAMLVNFALFPFFTILLPLYVKNVLQYPVTYLGLLDSSFGLGILAGSYTIIGWLADRVPRDLCVSAGFALLGGNLLVAGTFSSMIIVPLAFFCGGIGLMLINIPTSAVRLLATPKSHRNRIFATVSFLSAAASPLGSFAMSSLIAGLGVALTITGLGAMVLMLSLLVFLIPDFRTFMRSKDTQLNDAYLDKYPGAFAR, translated from the coding sequence GTGTTGGGTTTTCCCGCCATCGACCGGCGCCTGCTGAGAGTCCAATTCAGCTTTTTGCTGGTAGTACTCGGTGGCCGTTGCAACCAACTCGCGGTGGCCTGGTGGGCCTTGCAGGAAACCGGCTCTGCCCTCTACTTCGCCAACATGATTGCCTGCTCCATTGCGGCAGAAGTGTTGGCCAGACCTCTGTTGGGATGGCTTGGGGACAAGTACAACAAGATCCTTCTCCTCAAACTGACCTCACTGGGTGGCCTGCTGACGGCGCTGTTGATGGTGCTGCTGGCCGCCTCGCAATCGTTCAACCCTTGGGCTGTTGGTGCACTGATGATGGTCAGCAGCGCCATCGCAGGCGTACGTGACCCTCTTCAGTCGTCGATCATTCCTTTGTTCGCAGGTGACGATAAGGTCTCCCTGGCCTTTCGTACCAAAAGCATGATGTCGTCAGTTTCCAATCTGCTGGGGCCGGTGTTGGCCAGCGCGTTGATCTACGGGTTCGGAACCACACTCGCCTTTATCGCTGACCTTTTTGCGTTGCTGGCCGCAGGTCTGTTGATCACGACTATTCCGAGCCGCCTCGGCACCGCTACGACGAACGAAAACGTCCCGGCAACCAACGGCTTCAGGATGATCTACTCGGGGTTCAAGGCTGTTTACGGCGTGAAAGTCGAGTTTTACCTGGCCATCATTGCAATGCTGGTCAACTTTGCCCTGTTCCCGTTCTTCACCATTCTGCTGCCCCTGTACGTGAAGAATGTCCTCCAGTACCCGGTCACTTACCTCGGCCTTCTGGATTCAAGCTTCGGGTTGGGCATCCTGGCAGGCAGCTACACGATCATCGGCTGGTTAGCCGACAGAGTCCCCCGTGACCTCTGTGTGTCCGCAGGTTTTGCACTGCTGGGAGGCAACCTGCTGGTGGCCGGCACATTTTCATCAATGATCATCGTGCCCCTGGCCTTTTTTTGCGGTGGCATCGGCCTGATGCTGATCAACATTCCGACCTCCGCCGTGAGGTTGCTGGCGACACCCAAAAGCCACCGCAATCGGATCTTTGCCACGGTTTCCTTCCTGTCTGCGGCGGCCAGCCCGCTGGGCAGTTTCGCCATGAGCAGTCTGATCGCAGGCCTGGGGGTTGCACTGACCATTACTGGGCTGGGGGCCATGGTGTTGATGTTGTCGCTGCTGGTTTTCCTGATCCCCGATTTCCGAACGTTCATGCGGTCCAAGGATACGCAGCTCAACGACGCCTACCTGGATAAGTACCCCGGCGCATTTGCGCGGTGA
- a CDS encoding LysR substrate-binding domain-containing protein: MSRRLPPLYALRAFEAASRHNSFTRAAEELSITQSAVSRHIRTLEEHFACRLFQRNGRTLQLTEAARLLLPGVREGFAALERACHTLNAEDDILRMKAPSTLTMRWLLARLSRFRHLQPGNEVQLTSAWMSIDEVDFNQEPFDCAVLLSNGHFPPDWEASYLFPELLIPVGAPNLLNDGPWDAARLASAELLHPTPDRRDWRNWLERMGLSSQVSLKGGQVFDTLELGMIAAARGYGVSMGDLLMVAEDVAQGRLSLPWPTAVASGENYYLVWPKTRPGGERLRRLADFLQGEVQAMELPQVERLD, from the coding sequence ATGTCTCGTCGTCTTCCTCCGCTTTACGCCTTGCGGGCGTTTGAAGCGGCTTCCAGGCATAACTCCTTCACCCGGGCGGCGGAGGAGTTGTCGATCACCCAAAGTGCGGTCAGCCGGCACATTCGCACCCTCGAAGAGCATTTCGCATGCCGTCTGTTCCAGCGCAACGGCCGCACCTTGCAGCTTACGGAGGCGGCGCGGTTGCTGCTGCCCGGCGTGCGCGAAGGCTTCGCCGCGCTGGAACGCGCCTGCCATACCTTGAACGCCGAAGATGACATCCTGCGCATGAAGGCGCCGTCCACCCTGACCATGCGCTGGTTGCTGGCGCGGCTCAGCCGGTTCCGGCATTTGCAGCCGGGCAATGAAGTGCAATTGACCAGCGCCTGGATGAGCATCGATGAAGTGGACTTCAATCAGGAGCCCTTCGACTGTGCGGTGCTGCTGAGCAACGGCCATTTTCCACCGGATTGGGAGGCCAGCTATCTGTTCCCGGAGCTGCTGATTCCGGTAGGCGCGCCAAACCTGCTGAATGACGGGCCCTGGGATGCCGCGCGGTTGGCGTCCGCCGAGCTGCTGCACCCGACGCCGGACCGCCGTGACTGGCGCAACTGGCTGGAGCGCATGGGGCTGTCGTCGCAGGTATCGCTCAAGGGCGGGCAGGTGTTCGATACGCTGGAGTTGGGCATGATCGCTGCCGCTCGGGGTTACGGCGTGTCCATGGGCGATCTGCTGATGGTGGCCGAAGATGTGGCGCAGGGTCGGCTGAGTCTGCCTTGGCCCACTGCGGTTGCCAGCGGGGAAAATTATTACCTGGTATGGCCGAAAACCCGACCTGGCGGTGAACGCTTGCGCCGGCTTGCTGACTTTCTTCAGGGCGAGGTCCAGGCCATGGAGCTGCCTCAGGTCGAGCGTCTCGACTGA
- a CDS encoding accessory factor UbiK family protein, with protein MLAPKDLLDALSGHASRLFSGDTPLPRNEIESQFKALLQSGFSKLDLVSREEFDSQMVVLARTRARLESLEAKVAELEARLTPTGE; from the coding sequence ATGCTCGCGCCCAAAGACCTCCTCGACGCCCTGAGTGGCCACGCTTCCCGCCTGTTCAGCGGCGACACCCCGCTACCCCGCAATGAAATCGAAAGCCAGTTCAAGGCGCTGCTGCAAAGTGGTTTCAGCAAACTGGACCTGGTGAGCCGGGAAGAATTTGATAGCCAGATGGTGGTGTTGGCGCGCACTCGTGCGCGGTTGGAGAGCCTTGAAGCCAAGGTGGCGGAGCTGGAAGCGCGGTTGACGCCCACAGGAGAATAA
- a CDS encoding YifB family Mg chelatase-like AAA ATPase, which yields MSLAIVHSRAQIGVEAPAVTVEVHMANGLPSLTLVGLPETAVKESKDRVRSAILNCALQYPARRITLNLAPADLPKDGGRFDLAIALGILAASVQVPALMLDDVECLGELALSGEVRAVKGVLPAALAARKAGRTLIVPRANAEEACLASGLKVIAVDHLLQVVAHLNGQVPIEPFVSSGLMYLNKPYPDLSEVQGQQAAKRALLIAAAGAHNLLLSGPPGTGKTLLASRLPGLLPPLSEQEALEVAAIQSVVSLAPLSHWPHRPFRQPHHSASGPALVGGGSKPQPGEITLAHHGVLFLDELPEFDRKVLEVLREPLESGHIVIARARDRVSFPARFQLVAAMNPCPCGYMGEPSGRCRCTSEQIQRYRNKLSGPLLDRIDLHVTVARESTALNPGPQTGDDTASASALVAQARDRQQQRQGCANAFLDLPGLRKHCSLSKVDEGWLETACERLTLSLRAAHRLLKVARTLADLEQVEGIARHHLAEALQYRPAAAG from the coding sequence ATGTCCCTCGCCATCGTCCACAGCCGCGCCCAGATTGGCGTTGAAGCGCCCGCCGTCACTGTCGAGGTGCATATGGCCAACGGCTTGCCGTCCCTGACGCTGGTGGGTTTGCCGGAAACAGCGGTCAAGGAAAGCAAAGACCGCGTGCGTAGCGCCATTCTCAACTGCGCGCTGCAATACCCCGCCCGCCGCATCACCCTCAACCTCGCGCCCGCCGACCTGCCCAAGGACGGCGGGCGTTTTGATTTGGCGATTGCCTTGGGGATTCTCGCGGCCAGTGTGCAGGTGCCGGCGCTGATGCTCGATGATGTGGAGTGCCTTGGCGAACTGGCGCTGTCTGGCGAAGTACGCGCAGTGAAAGGCGTGCTGCCCGCAGCGTTGGCCGCGCGCAAGGCCGGGCGCACCTTGATAGTGCCGAGAGCGAATGCCGAGGAAGCGTGCCTCGCGTCAGGCCTGAAGGTGATCGCGGTGGACCATCTGCTGCAAGTGGTTGCGCACCTGAACGGGCAGGTGCCGATTGAGCCGTTTGTTTCCAGTGGGTTGATGTACCTCAACAAACCCTACCCCGACTTGAGTGAAGTGCAGGGACAACAGGCGGCCAAGCGAGCGCTGCTGATTGCCGCTGCAGGCGCCCACAACCTGCTGCTCAGCGGGCCTCCAGGCACCGGTAAAACCTTGCTGGCCAGCCGTCTGCCGGGATTGCTGCCACCCTTGAGTGAACAGGAAGCGCTGGAGGTGGCAGCGATTCAGTCGGTGGTCAGCCTGGCGCCGCTGAGCCATTGGCCGCACCGGCCGTTTCGCCAGCCGCACCATTCGGCCTCAGGACCGGCGTTGGTGGGCGGCGGCTCAAAACCACAGCCGGGAGAGATCACCCTCGCCCATCACGGCGTATTGTTTCTCGACGAACTGCCCGAGTTTGATCGCAAGGTGCTGGAAGTGCTGCGTGAGCCGCTGGAGTCAGGCCATATCGTGATCGCCCGCGCCCGCGATCGGGTGAGTTTCCCGGCGCGCTTTCAACTGGTGGCGGCAATGAATCCTTGCCCTTGCGGCTACATGGGCGAGCCGAGCGGGCGCTGTCGTTGCACGTCGGAACAGATCCAGCGCTATCGCAACAAACTCTCGGGCCCCTTGCTGGACCGGATTGACCTGCACGTCACCGTTGCGCGGGAAAGCACCGCTCTGAACCCCGGCCCACAAACCGGCGACGACACTGCCAGCGCTTCCGCCCTCGTCGCCCAGGCCAGAGATCGCCAGCAACAGCGCCAGGGTTGCGCCAACGCCTTTCTCGACCTGCCGGGGCTACGCAAGCACTGCTCGCTGTCGAAGGTCGATGAAGGCTGGCTGGAAACCGCCTGCGAGCGGTTGACCTTGTCGCTGCGGGCGGCGCATCGGTTACTCAAGGTGGCGCGCACCCTGGCGGACCTGGAGCAAGTAGAAGGTATTGCACGCCACCATTTGGCGGAAGCGTTGCAGTACCGTCCAGCCGCGGCAGGCTAA
- a CDS encoding ammonium transporter yields MTLRKFAGLGALLSIVMPSLAMAADEVAAPVLNSGDTAWMLTSTALVLFMTIPGLALFYGGMVRSKNILSVMMQCFAITGLITILWFVYGYSMAFDTTGMEAGVVNFNSFVGGLSKLFLSGVTPASITGPAALFPEAVFVTFQMTFAIITPALIVGAFAERMKFSAMLIFMAVWFTLVYAPIAHMVWGGPGSLLGDWGVLDFAGGTVVHINAGVAGLVACIVLGKRKGFPTTPMAPHNLGYTLVGAAMLWVGWFGFNAGSAAAANGTAGMAMLVTQIATAAAALGWMFAEWITHGKPSALGIASGVVAGLVAITPAAGTVGPMGALVIGLVAGVLCFFCATSLKRKLGYDDSLDAFGVHGIGGIVGAILTGVFAAPALGGFGTVTDVAAQVWIQAKGVGFTVIYTAIVTFVILKVLDMVMGLRVTEEEEAVGLDLAQHNERGYNL; encoded by the coding sequence ATGACTCTGCGTAAATTCGCAGGGCTAGGAGCCCTGTTGTCCATCGTAATGCCCAGCCTGGCTATGGCGGCAGACGAAGTGGCGGCTCCAGTCCTCAATTCCGGCGACACGGCGTGGATGCTGACATCCACCGCACTGGTGCTGTTCATGACCATTCCGGGCCTGGCGCTGTTCTACGGCGGCATGGTTCGTTCGAAAAATATTCTTTCCGTGATGATGCAGTGCTTCGCCATCACCGGCCTGATCACCATCTTGTGGTTCGTCTACGGCTACAGCATGGCGTTCGATACCACTGGTATGGAAGCAGGCGTCGTCAACTTCAACTCCTTTGTCGGCGGCTTGTCCAAGCTGTTCCTCTCGGGTGTGACCCCGGCCAGCATCACCGGCCCGGCGGCGCTGTTCCCTGAAGCGGTGTTCGTCACCTTCCAGATGACCTTCGCCATCATCACTCCGGCGCTGATCGTCGGTGCCTTCGCCGAGCGGATGAAGTTCTCCGCGATGCTGATTTTCATGGCTGTGTGGTTCACCTTGGTCTACGCGCCGATTGCCCACATGGTGTGGGGCGGTCCGGGTTCGTTGCTGGGCGACTGGGGCGTGCTGGACTTCGCAGGCGGCACCGTGGTGCACATCAACGCCGGTGTTGCCGGTTTGGTAGCGTGCATCGTGCTCGGCAAGCGTAAAGGCTTCCCGACCACGCCAATGGCCCCGCATAACCTGGGCTACACCCTGGTGGGTGCGGCCATGTTGTGGGTCGGCTGGTTCGGCTTCAACGCCGGCTCCGCTGCTGCCGCCAACGGCACCGCCGGCATGGCGATGCTGGTCACCCAGATTGCCACTGCTGCTGCGGCGTTGGGCTGGATGTTCGCCGAGTGGATCACCCACGGTAAGCCTAGTGCCTTGGGGATCGCCTCGGGTGTGGTCGCCGGCCTCGTGGCCATCACGCCAGCCGCTGGCACCGTCGGCCCGATGGGTGCTTTGGTGATCGGCTTGGTTGCCGGTGTGCTCTGCTTCTTCTGCGCCACCAGCCTCAAGCGCAAGCTGGGCTACGACGACTCCCTGGACGCCTTCGGCGTGCACGGTATCGGTGGCATCGTCGGCGCGATCCTCACCGGTGTGTTCGCAGCACCGGCCCTGGGCGGCTTCGGCACCGTGACTGACGTTGCGGCGCAGGTCTGGATCCAGGCCAAAGGCGTTGGCTTTACAGTGATCTACACCGCGATTGTGACCTTCGTCATTCTCAAGGTGCTGGACATGGTCATGGGCCTGCGTGTGACCGAAGAGGAAGAGGCTGTCGGCCTCGACCTGGCACAACACAACGAGCGCGGCTACAACTTGTAA
- a CDS encoding methyl-accepting chemotaxis protein, which produces MSQPRARIASQLGLALAVILAVVISGSTVFALRSLDSANLDTREEHLASEARLLADQLNTFHSTLRESTQRLSGLFEKRFGAGLSVRPDQSVTVAGVQTPGLYLGSEVLNNNFDEVDNFKQMSGGVATVFVRSGEDFIRVSTSLTKQDGSRAIGTVLDHQHPAYQRLLAGQSYVGRAVLFERSYMTQYSPVRDAGGKVIAVLFIGFDYTDAQNAQFDNLKRFRIGQTGSLALLDEQQHWLVPPAGVQALAQSVAVMLDLAKTPGKGRFWSDKNEDFYSVSVPFEGGPWSVVASMPKAEIRAVTWAVGIRLVIGSVLAMLLAVGAAVWLLRSKLQPLGDLVRQAEALGAGDLSARLNVSSHDEIGQLARSFNQMGEALSTMVSHIRKAAEEVNSRAQALSGLSGGAYEGMEQQSGEITSMAGAVEEFSATSLNIADNMGNTERLAQDNAQQTRIGRTSMQEASSSLEHIATALNSTAVVINTLGQRSQEIGGIVGVITSIADQTNLLALNAAIEAARAGEQGRGFAVVADEVRNLASRTRQATDEISGMIHSIQQETGNAISTMEQGNLLMQEGLSRNADVASALARIDEQSRSAGQQFAAITTATQEQSSTATLLSSNLQSIALANSEQREVVSNLAITAKELETLAAGLRQEVDRFR; this is translated from the coding sequence ATGTCTCAACCTCGCGCCCGGATCGCCTCCCAATTGGGCCTTGCCTTAGCGGTGATACTGGCTGTCGTGATCAGCGGCAGTACCGTTTTTGCCTTGCGTTCGCTGGATTCCGCCAACCTCGACACCCGGGAAGAACACCTGGCCAGCGAGGCGCGGTTGCTGGCTGACCAACTCAATACCTTCCACAGCACCTTGCGCGAGAGTACCCAGCGTCTGAGCGGGCTGTTTGAAAAACGCTTCGGCGCCGGGTTGAGCGTGCGACCTGACCAGTCGGTGACCGTCGCCGGTGTACAGACACCGGGCCTGTACTTGGGCAGCGAAGTCCTCAACAACAATTTCGATGAAGTCGACAACTTCAAGCAAATGTCCGGCGGCGTGGCGACGGTGTTTGTGCGCAGTGGCGAGGATTTTATCCGTGTCAGTACTTCCCTGACTAAACAGGATGGCAGCCGTGCCATTGGTACGGTTCTGGACCATCAGCATCCGGCCTATCAGCGCCTGCTCGCCGGGCAGAGCTATGTGGGCCGGGCGGTCTTGTTCGAACGCTCCTACATGACCCAGTACAGCCCGGTGCGTGATGCCGGTGGCAAGGTGATTGCCGTGTTGTTTATCGGCTTCGATTACACCGATGCGCAGAATGCCCAGTTCGATAACCTCAAGCGCTTCCGTATTGGCCAGACCGGCTCCCTGGCGTTGTTGGATGAGCAGCAACATTGGCTGGTGCCTCCGGCGGGTGTGCAAGCGCTGGCTCAATCGGTTGCGGTCATGCTCGACTTGGCCAAGACGCCGGGTAAAGGTCGTTTCTGGAGCGACAAGAACGAAGACTTCTACAGCGTTTCGGTGCCCTTTGAAGGCGGCCCGTGGTCGGTCGTCGCCAGTATGCCGAAGGCCGAAATCCGTGCCGTCACCTGGGCGGTGGGTATTCGTTTGGTGATCGGCAGCGTGCTGGCGATGTTGCTGGCGGTGGGCGCCGCCGTCTGGTTGCTGCGCAGCAAGTTGCAGCCGTTGGGGGATCTGGTGCGCCAGGCTGAAGCCCTGGGTGCCGGGGACTTGAGTGCACGCCTGAACGTGTCCAGCCATGACGAGATCGGCCAGTTGGCCCGCAGTTTCAACCAGATGGGCGAAGCGCTGTCGACCATGGTCTCGCACATTCGCAAGGCGGCCGAAGAGGTTAACAGCCGCGCCCAGGCATTGTCGGGTCTGTCCGGCGGAGCTTATGAAGGCATGGAGCAACAATCCGGCGAGATCACCAGCATGGCTGGCGCGGTGGAGGAGTTCAGCGCCACCTCGTTGAATATCGCCGACAACATGGGCAATACCGAACGCCTGGCCCAGGACAATGCCCAGCAAACCCGCATTGGGCGTACCTCGATGCAAGAGGCGTCGTCGTCCCTTGAACACATCGCTACGGCGCTGAACAGTACGGCGGTGGTGATCAATACGTTGGGGCAGCGCTCCCAGGAAATTGGCGGGATAGTCGGGGTGATCACCTCGATTGCCGACCAGACCAACCTGTTGGCGCTCAACGCGGCTATCGAGGCTGCCCGCGCGGGTGAGCAGGGCCGTGGCTTTGCGGTGGTGGCGGATGAAGTACGCAATTTGGCATCGCGGACCCGTCAGGCTACCGACGAAATTTCCGGGATGATCCATAGCATTCAGCAGGAGACCGGCAACGCCATCAGCACCATGGAGCAGGGCAACCTGCTGATGCAGGAAGGCCTGTCACGCAACGCCGACGTGGCGTCGGCGCTGGCGCGAATCGACGAGCAAAGCCGCTCGGCGGGCCAGCAGTTTGCGGCGATTACCACGGCGACCCAGGAGCAAAGCAGCACAGCCACCTTGCTCAGCAGCAACCTGCAGAGTATTGCCCTGGCCAACAGCGAGCAGCGGGAAGTGGTGTCGAACCTGGCGATTACCGCCAAGGAACTTGAGACCTTGGCGGCAGGTTTGCGGCAGGAAGTGGATCGGTTTCGCTGA
- the glnK gene encoding P-II family nitrogen regulator — MKLVTAIIKPFKLDDVRESLSEIGVQGITVTEVKGFGRQKGHTELYRGAEYVVDFLPKVKIDVAIDDKDLDRVIEAITKAANTGKIGDGKIFVVNLEQAIRIRTGETDTDAI; from the coding sequence ATGAAGCTAGTCACTGCCATCATCAAGCCGTTCAAGTTGGACGATGTACGCGAGTCACTGTCCGAGATCGGCGTGCAGGGCATTACCGTTACTGAGGTCAAAGGCTTCGGTCGGCAGAAGGGTCATACCGAGCTGTATCGCGGCGCGGAATACGTGGTCGATTTCCTGCCAAAGGTGAAGATTGATGTCGCCATTGACGACAAGGATCTTGACCGGGTTATCGAAGCGATAACCAAGGCCGCCAACACCGGCAAGATCGGTGACGGCAAGATCTTCGTGGTCAATCTGGAACAGGCTATTCGCATCCGTACCGGCGAAACCGATACCGACGCAATCTAA
- a CDS encoding NorM family multidrug efflux MATE transporter, translating to MIMQHPVRSELWAILRLAGPLIASQLAHMLMVLTDTLMMARLSPEALAGGGLGAASYSFVSIFCIGVIAAVGTLVSIRQGAGDIEGATRLTQAGLWLAWLMALAAGLLLWNLKPVLLMFGQTETNVHSAGQFLTILPFALPGYLTFMALRGFTSAIGKATPVMVISLGGTVLNYLLNHALIEGMFGLPKLGLMGIGLVTAIVANGMALALMWYIRHNRAYDAYPLRKGLSRPNRQYLRELWRLGLPIGGTYAVEVGLFAFAALCMGTMGSTQLAAHQIALQIVSVAFMVPAGLSYAITMRIGQQYGAGQLLDARMAGRVGIVFGAVMMLGFAMVFWLLSNQLIGLFLDHNDPAFRDVISLAVSLLAVAAWFELFDGVQTIAMGCIRGLKDAKTTFLVGLGCYWLIGAPSAWLMAFTLGWGPTGVWWGLALGLACAAVSLTWAFEVKMKRMIRREGAEPDAQGSFQAAQPD from the coding sequence ATGATCATGCAGCATCCGGTACGTAGCGAACTCTGGGCCATTCTGCGGCTGGCAGGGCCGTTGATTGCCTCACAGTTGGCCCACATGCTGATGGTGCTGACTGACACCCTGATGATGGCCCGCCTGAGCCCCGAAGCCCTGGCCGGTGGGGGCCTGGGAGCGGCAAGCTATTCGTTCGTGTCGATTTTCTGTATCGGCGTGATTGCCGCCGTCGGTACGCTAGTCAGCATCCGCCAGGGTGCCGGCGACATTGAAGGTGCCACCCGGCTGACCCAAGCCGGGCTCTGGCTGGCCTGGCTGATGGCGCTGGCGGCCGGCTTGCTGCTGTGGAACCTCAAGCCGGTGCTGCTGATGTTCGGCCAGACCGAAACCAACGTGCATTCGGCCGGCCAGTTCCTGACGATCCTGCCGTTCGCGCTGCCCGGTTACCTGACGTTCATGGCCCTGCGCGGCTTCACCAGCGCCATCGGCAAGGCAACGCCCGTGATGGTCATCAGCCTGGGCGGCACCGTGCTTAATTACCTGCTCAACCACGCTTTGATCGAAGGCATGTTCGGCCTACCGAAACTGGGGCTGATGGGCATTGGCTTGGTGACCGCCATTGTCGCCAATGGCATGGCGCTAGCGCTGATGTGGTACATCCGCCACAACCGAGCGTATGACGCTTACCCACTGCGTAAGGGCCTGTCGCGCCCCAACCGCCAGTACCTGCGGGAACTGTGGCGTCTGGGCCTGCCGATTGGCGGCACCTACGCGGTGGAGGTCGGGTTGTTTGCCTTTGCCGCGCTGTGCATGGGCACCATGGGTAGCACGCAGTTGGCTGCGCACCAGATCGCCCTGCAAATCGTCTCGGTAGCGTTCATGGTGCCGGCAGGGTTGTCGTATGCGATCACGATGCGGATCGGCCAGCAGTACGGCGCCGGGCAATTGCTCGATGCGCGCATGGCCGGGCGGGTCGGGATCGTCTTTGGTGCGGTGATGATGCTGGGATTTGCCATGGTGTTCTGGTTGCTGTCGAACCAGTTGATCGGGTTGTTCCTGGATCATAACGACCCGGCCTTTCGCGACGTCATCAGCCTGGCAGTCAGCCTGTTGGCAGTGGCGGCCTGGTTTGAGCTGTTCGACGGTGTGCAAACCATCGCCATGGGCTGTATTCGTGGGCTCAAGGACGCCAAGACCACGTTCCTGGTGGGATTGGGATGCTACTGGTTGATCGGCGCGCCGTCAGCCTGGTTGATGGCTTTCACCCTGGGCTGGGGGCCGACCGGCGTGTGGTGGGGCCTGGCCCTGGGCCTTGCATGCGCCGCAGTGAGCCTGACCTGGGCGTTTGAAGTGAAGATGAAGCGGATGATTCGACGCGAAGGTGCGGAGCCTGACGCACAAGGCTCATTCCAAGCGGCACAGCCGGATTAA
- a CDS encoding TetR/AcrR family transcriptional regulator has protein sequence MSRIDRKDQIIAAALELFRSKGFADVSTRDLAEHAGLSRSHVYHYFSDWKELRREAFVRFANEQLDEVRAPLADASPLDALLGFLHDCLPSTADAGWALWLDAWDEAMHDPELAQAYLEINAQWQAMLAEVIERGVAAGVFRCDSPTRAARQLFAVTMGYADDLLLKPSTESAEAVLDEVMEVATLLLDLPRDL, from the coding sequence ATGTCGCGTATCGACCGTAAAGACCAGATCATCGCCGCCGCCCTGGAGCTGTTTCGCAGCAAGGGTTTCGCTGATGTTTCCACCCGCGACCTGGCAGAGCACGCCGGGCTGTCCCGCAGCCATGTCTACCACTACTTCAGCGACTGGAAAGAATTGCGCCGCGAAGCGTTTGTGCGGTTTGCCAATGAGCAATTGGATGAAGTGCGTGCGCCCTTGGCGGACGCGTCGCCTCTCGATGCACTGCTGGGGTTCTTGCACGATTGCTTGCCTAGCACTGCCGACGCCGGTTGGGCGTTGTGGTTGGATGCCTGGGACGAGGCGATGCACGACCCGGAATTGGCCCAGGCGTATCTGGAGATCAACGCCCAATGGCAAGCCATGCTTGCCGAGGTGATCGAGCGCGGTGTTGCCGCCGGGGTATTCCGTTGCGACTCGCCCACACGCGCCGCCCGCCAGCTGTTTGCCGTCACGATGGGGTATGCCGATGACCTGTTGCTTAAACCTTCTACTGAATCAGCAGAAGCGGTGCTGGATGAGGTGATGGAAGTGGCAACGCTGCTTCTGGATTTGCCCAGGGACCTTTAG